From Anabaena cylindrica PCC 7122, one genomic window encodes:
- a CDS encoding group II intron reverse transcriptase/maturase, whose amino-acid sequence MIRHRDNSSESWKTLPWKQFRRNLFRLQKRVYKAVQVGDKRKAKSLQKLILKSTAARLLAIRQVTQLNAGKKTAGIDGKTALTFEQRFQLSEKLRTEANNWKHQGLREIPIPKKDGKTRILKVPTIADRAYQCLVKYALEPAHEATFHARSYGFRTGRSAQDAQKYLYTNLNSSVNGIEKRVIELDIEKCFDRINHTAIMDRLIAPYSIRLGIFRCLKAGVNPEFPEQGTPQGGVVSPLLANIALNGIESIHRYHIQGLRITNKTKGYKIVEPSVRYADDMIIILRPEDDAKEILDKISRFLAERGMKVSEKKTKLTATTDGFDFLGWHFKVQKNGKFRCVPSVDNYKAFRKKVKFIVNNSNYGATAKAEKLSLVVRGWRNYHRFCKMDGSRNSLYHIQHRAFRVFNKETKQNRYTSKQLLDKAFPAVPYSENKHINVKGEKSPYDGDLNYWSERNSKLYDDNTSKALKRQSHKCGHCGLKTLSDEKVHLHHIDGNHKNGKPKNLLAIHESCHDYIHISKGAS is encoded by the coding sequence ATGATTAGACACAGAGACAACTCTAGTGAATCCTGGAAAACCCTACCGTGGAAACAATTCCGCCGTAACTTATTCCGCCTACAAAAACGCGTGTATAAAGCTGTTCAAGTTGGCGACAAGCGCAAAGCGAAGTCCCTACAAAAGCTGATTCTGAAATCGACCGCAGCGAGATTACTGGCAATCCGTCAAGTAACACAGCTAAATGCTGGGAAAAAGACAGCGGGAATCGACGGGAAAACCGCGCTCACATTTGAGCAAAGGTTTCAACTAAGTGAAAAGCTTAGAACCGAAGCTAATAACTGGAAACACCAGGGATTACGAGAAATACCCATTCCCAAAAAGGATGGTAAAACCCGGATTCTCAAAGTCCCCACTATTGCAGACAGGGCTTATCAATGCCTTGTCAAATACGCATTAGAACCAGCACACGAAGCAACCTTCCATGCTAGAAGTTATGGGTTCAGAACGGGGCGTTCAGCGCAAGACGCGCAAAAATACCTGTACACTAACCTAAATTCTAGCGTCAACGGAATAGAAAAAAGGGTTATAGAACTCGATATCGAAAAATGCTTTGATAGGATAAATCACACCGCCATCATGGACAGACTCATCGCTCCGTATAGCATAAGACTAGGAATCTTCCGATGTCTCAAAGCCGGAGTCAACCCAGAGTTTCCCGAACAAGGAACACCTCAAGGTGGGGTGGTAAGTCCACTTTTAGCTAACATCGCCTTAAATGGGATTGAAAGTATTCATAGATACCACATTCAGGGTCTTAGGATTACAAACAAAACCAAAGGGTATAAGATTGTCGAGCCATCAGTACGATATGCAGATGACATGATAATAATACTTAGACCAGAAGACGATGCTAAAGAAATACTTGACAAAATCAGTCGGTTTCTAGCAGAGCGGGGAATGAAAGTCAGCGAGAAAAAGACAAAGCTAACCGCTACGACAGATGGGTTTGATTTCCTAGGCTGGCACTTCAAAGTCCAGAAAAACGGAAAGTTTAGATGCGTCCCATCAGTGGACAATTATAAAGCTTTTCGCAAGAAAGTAAAATTTATCGTCAACAACTCGAATTATGGTGCTACCGCAAAGGCTGAGAAATTAAGCCTTGTAGTTAGAGGTTGGAGGAATTACCACCGCTTCTGCAAGATGGACGGGTCGCGTAACTCGCTATATCACATCCAACACAGAGCTTTCAGGGTATTCAATAAGGAAACTAAGCAAAACCGCTACACTAGCAAGCAATTACTAGATAAGGCGTTCCCAGCAGTTCCTTACTCCGAAAATAAACACATCAATGTTAAAGGTGAAAAATCGCCCTACGACGGAGATTTGAATTATTGGAGCGAACGCAACAGTAAATTATACGACGATAATACCTCTAAAGCCCTCAAACGGCAAAGCCATAAATGTGGACATTGTGGGTTAAAAACGCTCAGTGATGAGAAGGTACATTTACATCATATAGATGGAAACCATAAGAATGGTAAACCCAAAAACCTTCTAGCAATTCACGAAAGCTGCCATGATTACATCCATATCAGCAAAGGCGCAAGCTAA
- a CDS encoding helix-turn-helix domain-containing protein has product MNQDPSKLPSSHDLEKLIPPILLEIQDNIRQVIRDKLNQYFLSNSALSVTETSDNSELFESIFNEVLYSTISSIISARYQVDENTIQNYYNPINDHLQGYRDSQENSLFKSQPFEAIPTAALMLSSINSQIKKQESWQKNEEGIAVAQHRAKGNPQNYIEHYISTPGDVTLLPWHEAQQIIDKFGFNSVKLHLIFAAYTMEQDKPWDSLFTIKGSALIEKLGWDKRTDLPKHQKLLEIAKTAFALDCLLVKTVWIEGRNRKGGINASTPVGRMWNITIVPYGQVNLSGKIEEPDEVQIIVQPGAWTKYFLNRAGAESRSALYQFGYLAQKVLEIDPYHEELTLRLAIYLTLDSRVRLDGNYRVQELIEIALPKTELDKALSNYRRAYDLKQRWDNALQYLLNLGWQIVFDPKTYPESLRPESMQKQPKGYFQKLLDAKLTIKPPHPIPELIASKVKPKVERLQPKTKETTPEDIKLTGSQVREARIAKGWPQTKLASLLNVSQKFISLVERGDRPLSPQQSAYIRILLDIKI; this is encoded by the coding sequence ATGAATCAAGATCCATCAAAACTTCCTAGTTCTCATGATCTAGAGAAACTTATTCCGCCTATTTTATTGGAAATTCAAGATAATATTAGACAAGTTATCCGTGATAAATTAAATCAGTATTTTCTATCTAATTCGGCATTATCTGTCACTGAAACATCAGATAATTCTGAATTGTTTGAATCCATCTTTAATGAAGTATTATATAGTACGATATCTTCAATAATTTCCGCAAGATATCAAGTTGATGAAAATACCATCCAAAATTACTATAATCCAATAAATGACCATCTTCAAGGCTATAGAGACAGCCAAGAAAATTCATTATTTAAATCACAGCCATTTGAAGCGATTCCTACAGCAGCACTTATGCTTTCAAGCATTAATTCTCAAATTAAAAAACAAGAGTCATGGCAAAAAAATGAAGAGGGGATAGCAGTGGCGCAACACAGAGCTAAAGGTAATCCCCAAAATTATATTGAGCATTATATTAGTACCCCCGGTGATGTCACATTACTTCCTTGGCATGAAGCCCAACAGATTATTGATAAATTTGGGTTTAATAGTGTTAAATTACACTTAATATTTGCTGCTTATACAATGGAGCAGGATAAACCTTGGGACAGCTTATTTACGATTAAAGGTAGTGCGTTAATTGAAAAACTAGGCTGGGATAAGCGCACTGATTTACCCAAACATCAAAAACTTCTAGAAATAGCAAAAACCGCGTTTGCATTGGATTGTTTGTTAGTTAAAACAGTATGGATAGAAGGGAGAAATAGAAAAGGTGGTATAAATGCTAGTACACCTGTTGGTCGGATGTGGAACATCACGATTGTGCCGTATGGTCAGGTAAATTTATCTGGGAAGATAGAAGAGCCTGATGAAGTGCAGATTATTGTTCAACCAGGTGCTTGGACTAAATACTTTTTAAACCGAGCAGGAGCAGAATCGCGGTCAGCTTTATATCAGTTTGGCTACTTAGCTCAAAAAGTTTTAGAAATTGATCCTTATCACGAAGAACTCACCTTAAGGTTGGCTATATATTTGACATTGGATAGCCGGGTTCGTCTTGATGGCAACTACAGGGTACAGGAGCTAATAGAAATTGCCTTGCCCAAAACAGAACTAGATAAAGCTTTATCTAATTACCGGAGAGCTTACGATCTAAAGCAGCGATGGGATAATGCTTTGCAGTATTTGCTTAATTTGGGTTGGCAAATTGTATTTGACCCAAAAACATACCCTGAATCGCTCAGACCTGAGTCCATGCAGAAACAGCCTAAAGGCTACTTTCAAAAACTACTGGATGCCAAGCTGACCATTAAACCTCCACATCCTATTCCTGAACTAATAGCATCCAAAGTTAAGCCAAAAGTAGAACGATTACAGCCCAAAACCAAGGAGACAACACCAGAAGATATTAAATTGACTGGCAGCCAAGTGAGGGAAGCGCGGATTGCTAAAGGCTGGCCACAGACTAAATTAGCTAGTTTATTGAATGTATCTCAAAAGTTTATCTCACTGGTGGAACGAGGCGATCGCCCACTAAGTCCACAACAATCAGCATATATACGGATTCTCTTAGATATCAAAATATGA
- a CDS encoding tyrosine-type recombinase/integrase has protein sequence MPLSLVHVSQYRQAISELSPAQAEMKLITLWLDGKAESSVRAYQRYVKHFLRFLRKPLRHITYEDLVEYSTQFSTQSASTRRIYLAAVKSLISFAHKIGYLPFNVGMALKLGEIPDAINERYLDEADIKLMIRAAAAMVDDAKTAKRQAIAQRNLLIVKLLYQAGLRSHELCQLTWGELQARGDSGQVYVRQGKGNKSRTILLKSKLWTELMEFKGDALATDAVFSSQKGGHLERQNLHPIIKVVAAAAGLSDKVSCHWLRHAHGSHAAERGVNPVLIKDTLGHSNLAITDRYLKARPNDSSALKLMDI, from the coding sequence ATGCCTCTCTCACTCGTCCACGTTTCTCAATATCGCCAGGCCATCTCGGAACTATCCCCGGCTCAAGCTGAAATGAAGTTGATTACTTTGTGGTTGGATGGTAAGGCGGAGTCGTCGGTGCGTGCCTATCAGCGTTACGTTAAGCATTTCTTGCGGTTTTTGAGGAAACCTTTGCGCCACATTACTTATGAGGATTTGGTGGAGTACAGCACTCAGTTTTCCACACAATCTGCCAGCACTAGGCGCATTTATCTGGCAGCGGTGAAAAGTTTGATTAGTTTTGCTCACAAAATTGGTTATTTGCCCTTTAATGTGGGGATGGCTTTGAAATTGGGAGAAATACCTGATGCGATTAATGAACGCTATTTGGATGAGGCTGATATTAAGTTGATGATACGGGCGGCAGCAGCGATGGTGGATGATGCTAAAACTGCTAAACGGCAAGCGATCGCTCAACGCAATCTGTTAATTGTAAAATTGTTGTATCAGGCAGGCTTGCGCTCTCATGAGCTTTGCCAGTTAACTTGGGGGGAACTTCAAGCTAGAGGTGATAGTGGGCAAGTGTATGTGCGACAGGGTAAAGGTAACAAGTCGCGCACTATTTTACTCAAATCAAAGTTGTGGACAGAACTGATGGAATTTAAAGGGGATGCCTTGGCTACAGATGCTGTGTTTTCTAGTCAGAAGGGGGGACATCTAGAACGCCAGAATCTCCATCCCATTATTAAGGTGGTGGCAGCCGCAGCAGGTTTGAGTGATAAAGTTAGTTGTCATTGGTTGCGTCATGCTCATGGTTCACACGCGGCAGAAAGGGGGGTAAACCCGGTGTTGATTAAGGATACTTTAGGTCATAGCAATTTAGCTATCACTGACAGGTATCTTAAGGCTAGACCAAATGATAGTAGTGCTTTGAAATTAATGGATATTTAA
- a CDS encoding M90 family metallopeptidase → MIETIIVFVIIGLIITVILANPFLIKRRRNRLKRRPFPPLWNAVIENNLPIYLYLSSDERRRLQGHIQVFLTEKQFIGCRGLQVTEEMKLIIATVACLLLLNERGEYFPKLRSILVYPSAYIVKETAAISNYVVEERRVARLGESWTKDQLILSWEQVKQDTFNWQDGHNVILHEFAHQLDQEDGKAEGVPILQRNSDHPIWAKVMSEAYQQLCNDVLQGINNVIDSYGATNPAEFFAVATETFFEKPHQLLSHHPAVYQQLQCYYQLDPVQWNYPTASVNFGK, encoded by the coding sequence ATGATTGAAACAATTATTGTCTTTGTCATTATTGGGCTAATTATCACGGTAATTTTAGCCAATCCCTTCCTCATTAAAAGGAGAAGAAACCGTCTCAAACGTCGCCCTTTTCCTCCCCTTTGGAATGCCGTTATTGAGAATAATCTTCCTATATATCTCTATCTGTCATCAGATGAAAGAAGGCGACTTCAAGGACATATTCAAGTGTTTTTAACCGAAAAGCAATTTATTGGCTGTAGAGGATTACAGGTGACAGAAGAAATGAAACTGATCATTGCGACTGTTGCCTGTTTACTTCTATTAAATGAACGAGGAGAATACTTTCCAAAATTGCGTTCAATTCTGGTTTATCCTAGTGCTTATATAGTCAAGGAAACGGCTGCTATTAGCAATTATGTTGTTGAGGAAAGGCGTGTCGCCAGACTAGGGGAATCATGGACAAAAGACCAGTTAATATTGTCTTGGGAACAGGTCAAACAGGATACTTTTAATTGGCAAGATGGACATAATGTTATCCTCCATGAATTTGCCCATCAATTAGATCAAGAGGATGGTAAAGCTGAAGGTGTGCCGATTTTACAACGCAACTCTGACCATCCGATTTGGGCAAAGGTGATGAGCGAAGCATATCAACAACTTTGTAACGATGTTCTCCAAGGAATCAATAATGTTATAGATAGTTATGGTGCAACGAATCCCGCAGAATTTTTTGCTGTAGCGACTGAGACTTTCTTTGAAAAACCACACCAATTGTTATCTCATCATCCGGCAGTTTATCAGCAGCTACAATGTTACTATCAATTAGATCCGGTGCAGTGGAATTATCCTACAGCTTCTGTCAATTTTGGCAAATAA
- a CDS encoding peroxiredoxin-like family protein, translating to MNPYAILNQNKYQRVSDGIIRPLLENCQTASHILILVWPQLGDFDSLEYAWWLQREAKNLTDKKLAIRAVGIGNLASGTRFCEYTGFPPENLFVEPNGELHRQLNLYSGLNISLPGLAESGKAWLNLILMCAGIGSPGTLAEVFRGYKGDRKAPQLIGDDEIIQGTPLPAFQGSFFQLVGGSGFQRPFELATLRLRNMVEVLRNWQTYVPNSAYLTQRGGTFLFDSKGQLLYEHRDPGILGFAANMSQPLSFLSLIENCA from the coding sequence ATGAACCCCTACGCTATCCTTAATCAGAACAAATATCAACGTGTAAGTGATGGCATAATCCGACCCTTGCTAGAAAACTGCCAGACTGCCTCACATATCCTTATCTTAGTTTGGCCACAACTTGGAGATTTTGATAGTCTTGAATATGCGTGGTGGTTGCAGCGTGAAGCTAAAAACTTGACAGATAAAAAACTCGCTATTCGTGCGGTGGGAATTGGCAATCTCGCTTCTGGCACAAGATTCTGTGAATATACAGGATTTCCGCCGGAAAATTTATTTGTTGAACCGAATGGAGAATTACATCGCCAACTCAATCTCTATTCTGGTCTGAATATTTCTCTCCCTGGGCTTGCTGAGTCTGGGAAAGCTTGGCTAAATCTAATTTTGATGTGTGCAGGGATTGGTAGTCCGGGAACGCTGGCGGAAGTTTTTCGGGGATACAAGGGAGACCGCAAAGCCCCTCAACTTATTGGAGATGATGAAATCATTCAAGGTACTCCTCTGCCTGCTTTCCAAGGCTCGTTTTTCCAATTAGTCGGCGGCAGTGGCTTTCAACGCCCCTTTGAGTTAGCTACTCTGCGGCTACGGAATATGGTGGAAGTCCTGAGAAATTGGCAGACTTATGTACCGAATTCTGCCTACTTAACTCAGCGCGGTGGCACTTTTTTGTTTGATAGCAAAGGTCAATTACTTTACGAACATCGAGATCCAGGAATTCTCGGCTTTGCTGCTAATATGAGCCAACCGCTATCTTTTTTATCCTTGATTGAAAACTGTGCGTAA
- a CDS encoding DNA polymerase — MNYSPEYILVKDIPTLKNVIKPLFHAEILALDCETTGLDPLTDTIRLIQIAAPNYPVVLIDLPAISVRDSAEHNTENNQLHCTGGERTGIYRLLLKKLFCNSAVKIAHNAKFEWQFLTQAGLQPSGYFFDTQLAYQVVNAGIKTSASLENITRKLLHIQLDKTLQTSNWHQHLTPAQLQYAATDAAILLDLYPILVKKLTQAKLLKIAQLEFHCLPVVAQMELNGMLFDLSRWQTLGASLEADKINALQQLKQLHLAGKSQLSLLPELTDTVNPNSPPQVLASLQAMGIPVQSTNQKDLVPLANQYPIIKALLDYRHLAKITATFTDSLPKHIHPKTGRIHPNYYQLGARSGRFSCRHPPLQTIPRHAAARNCFIAAPGYQILAADYSQIELRIVARLSGDAKMRQVYRQGADLHKLTAALVTGKRITEVTEEDRRLAKAINFGLIYGMGAAKLRIYAETKYGVTMTLDEAKAFRKRFFDAYSGVTKWHETIKQAYLRGVKESRTLAGRRRRWADKPSLAEMLNHPVQGLNADINKLAMVKLVKPLSRTNARLICVVHDEIVLECPENEVERVSKILHRCMVAAAEKFLNPVPVVVDITVGDSW; from the coding sequence ATGAATTACTCCCCAGAATACATTTTAGTCAAAGATATTCCCACTCTCAAAAATGTTATCAAACCTTTGTTTCATGCAGAAATTTTAGCCTTAGATTGTGAGACTACAGGACTCGACCCTCTAACTGACACAATTAGATTAATTCAAATAGCTGCACCTAATTACCCAGTTGTACTAATTGATTTACCAGCTATATCTGTGCGCGATAGCGCAGAACACAATACTGAAAATAATCAGCTACACTGCACTGGAGGCGAACGCACTGGAATTTATCGTTTGCTCCTCAAAAAACTCTTCTGCAATTCTGCTGTAAAAATTGCTCATAATGCCAAATTTGAATGGCAATTCCTCACGCAAGCTGGACTTCAACCTTCTGGATATTTCTTCGATACTCAACTTGCTTACCAAGTTGTGAATGCGGGCATTAAAACCAGTGCATCTTTAGAAAATATCACTCGTAAACTGTTACATATACAACTAGATAAAACATTACAAACCAGCAATTGGCATCAACATCTGACTCCAGCACAATTACAATATGCTGCTACAGATGCTGCTATTTTACTTGACCTTTACCCGATTTTAGTCAAGAAATTAACACAGGCGAAATTGCTAAAAATTGCCCAACTGGAATTTCATTGTCTGCCTGTTGTCGCCCAAATGGAACTCAATGGAATGTTGTTTGATTTGTCTAGATGGCAAACGCTGGGTGCTTCTTTAGAAGCTGATAAAATAAATGCACTTCAACAGTTGAAACAACTGCATCTTGCTGGTAAATCTCAACTATCACTATTACCAGAATTAACGGATACTGTTAATCCTAATTCACCCCCACAAGTATTAGCCTCTCTCCAGGCTATGGGTATTCCAGTACAATCAACTAATCAAAAAGATTTAGTCCCCTTAGCCAATCAATATCCTATTATTAAAGCTCTTTTAGACTATCGCCACCTTGCCAAAATTACTGCCACTTTTACTGATAGTTTACCTAAACACATTCACCCCAAAACTGGGAGAATTCACCCCAATTACTATCAACTAGGAGCAAGGTCTGGGAGATTTTCCTGTCGTCACCCACCATTACAAACCATTCCCCGTCATGCGGCGGCTAGAAATTGTTTTATTGCTGCACCTGGCTACCAAATTTTAGCAGCAGATTATTCGCAAATCGAATTAAGAATTGTGGCGCGTCTCTCTGGTGATGCTAAGATGCGCCAAGTCTACCGTCAAGGTGCTGATTTGCACAAACTCACAGCTGCTTTGGTAACTGGTAAGCGGATCACGGAGGTTACTGAGGAAGACCGTAGACTGGCTAAAGCGATTAATTTTGGGCTGATTTACGGTATGGGGGCTGCCAAACTTCGCATTTATGCTGAAACTAAGTATGGTGTAACAATGACACTGGATGAAGCAAAAGCTTTTAGAAAGCGGTTTTTTGATGCTTATTCTGGTGTGACTAAGTGGCATGAAACGATTAAGCAGGCATATTTGCGGGGCGTTAAAGAAAGTCGGACTTTAGCTGGAAGAAGACGGAGATGGGCTGATAAACCCTCTTTGGCAGAAATGCTCAATCATCCTGTGCAGGGGTTAAATGCAGATATTAATAAGTTGGCGATGGTGAAGCTTGTTAAGCCGTTAAGTAGAACTAATGCAAGGTTGATTTGTGTTGTCCATGATGAAATTGTCCTGGAATGTCCAGAGAATGAGGTTGAGCGAGTGAGCAAAATACTACACAGATGTATGGTTGCTGCTGCTGAAAAGTTTCTTAACCCTGTGCCTGTGGTAGTAGATATTACGGTAGGTGATTCTTGGTAA